The Plasmodium vinckei vinckei genome assembly, chromosome: PVVCY_14 genome window below encodes:
- a CDS encoding S-adenosyl-methyltransferase, putative, translating to MSKILLILFLIFIDLKKCFKINNLNNAQLWGKIVYSPQCNNVFKKEKIKKKENYIYNYSLKEKEINQDETNIFDNSYIYHTPVLLNEVIQVLDTSLLGRQNDKTVSNLNTDKDEIPLDRINTLVGSDKQKLCDNMNYDQSILLDKQNEYLIDATLGGGGHTLEILNKFPKLKVISIDKDIEAIYYNKYKLKSYINNNRLKLIHGNYKDILFLLNYYSLPLFNSYSAILVDLGVSTHQLKSSKRGFSYKYNNILDMNMNKYTEKEYVENYINKEFKQDNEIKELYMTSEIEDCKKIHNILNTYNLKKLKYIIQKFGEEKKAFKIAKKIIEWRKQNGKIVTTFDLKNIILSTCKNNYKSNNKVLSRVFQSFRIYINNELLSLKNLLLSSYKILKQGGVLIIISYHSLENKYIDLFVSSKTKLWKQINTHPIVPTDQEIKLNKSSRSAKMFVFEKV from the coding sequence ATGAGTAAAATATTGCTtatcctttttttaatctttatcgatttaaaaaaatgttttaaaataaataatttaaataatgccCAACTATGGGGCAAAATTGTTTACTCACCCCAATGCAataatgtatttaaaaaagaaaaaattaaaaaaaaggaaaattatatttataactaTTCATTAAAggaaaaggaaataaatcAAGATGAAACAAACATATTTGACAACTCCTACATTTATCATACCCCAGTACTACTCAATGAAGTAATACAAGTTTTAGATACTTCATTATTGGGCAgacaaaatgataaaacaGTTAGTAATTTAAATACGGATAAAGATGAAATACCATTGGATAGGATAAACACATTAGTTGGGAGTGATAAACAAAAACTTTGTGACAATATGAACTATGATCAATCCATTTTGTTggataaacaaaatgaatatttgaTCGATGCAACCTTAGGAGGGGGAGGTCATACTTTAGAaattttaaacaaatttccaaaattaaaagttaTATCTATAGATAAAGATATAGAAgcaatttattataacaaatataaattaaaatcatatataaataataatagacTTAAACTAATTCATGGAAATTATaaagatattttatttttacttaattattattctttGCCATTATTTAATAGTTATAGTGCTATTCTAGTAGATCTAGGAGTATCAACACATCAACTTAAAAGCAGTAAAAGAGGGTTtagttataaatataataatatccttgatatgaatatgaataaatatactgaaaaagaatatgtagaaaattatataaataaagaatttaAGCAAGACAATGAAATAAAGGAATTATATATGACTAGCGAAATTGAggattgtaaaaaaattcataatattttaaatacatataatttaaaaaaattaaaatatattatacaaaagtttggagaagaaaaaaaagcttttaaaattgcaaaaaaaataattgaatggagaaaacaaaatggaaaaattgtaacaacatttgatttaaaaaatattattctttcaacttgtaaaaataattataaatcaaataataaagtttTATCAAGAGTATTTCAATCATTtagaatttatattaataatgaattattatcattaaaaaatttattattatcttcttataaaatattgaaacAAGGAGGAGtgttaattattatttcatatcATTCCTTAGAAAATAAGTACattgatttatttgttagtagtaaaacaaaattatggaaacaaattaatacaCACCCAATAGTACCAACTGATCAGGAAATCAAACTAAACAAATCATCACGATCTGCTAAAATGTTTGTTTTCgaaaaagtataa
- a CDS encoding vesicle transport v-SNARE protein VTI1, putative, translating into MSDSLYNDYKNNCYEYMKTVNYTEKIIKDNNSDQNKLLNIYEKAVNSAESMFKRMQLEVETNSLIGDRQHELNDIHTKITEYKYKLKKYKDEFLENNLAKKNVSNNFDDDRAFLLTDIDILEKGDVYINQSKILLDNSEYISNDVMRLLNKQKESIKKNISNISFVTDKLYIAKNIIKSLKNKDLFNKYRLYIIYIFIVLTFSFITIVKYNRYVSSTINPPIQTNNLIHDVNNVNIQNDPYNHITNLPNLNETNIVVNNLDNNIQNEQSDTNKIEKNIQNISDNSTINDE; encoded by the coding sequence ATGTCGGActcattatataatgattacaaaaacaattgctatgaatatatgaaaaCAGTGAATTATactgaaaaaattataaaagataataattcaGATCAAAACAAATTACTAAACATTTATGAAAAAGCAGTAAACAGTGCTGAAAGCATGTTTAAACGCATGCAATTGGAAGTCGAAACAAATTCATTAATTGGTGATCGTCAACATGAACTAAATGATAtacatacaaaaataacagaatataaatataaattaaaaaaatataaagatgaatttttagaaaataatttagcaaaaaaaaatgtaagtAATAACTTTGATGATGATAGAGCATTTCTTCTTACTGATATAGACATATTAGAAAAAGGggatgtatatattaatcaatcaaaaatattattagacAATTCAGAATATATTAGTAATGATGTTATGagattattaaataaacaaaaggaatctataaaaaaaaatatttcaaatatttcttttgttactgataaattatatattgctaaaaatattatcaaaagtttaaaaaataaagacttatttaataaatatagattgtatattatatatatatttatcgtattaacattttcttttattacaattgtaaaatataatcgATATGTATCAAGCACAATTAATCCACCTatacaaacaaataatCTTATTCACGACGTTAATAATgttaatatacaaaatgatCCATATAACCATATAACTAATTTACCAAACTTAaatgaaacaaatataGTAGTAAACAATTTAGACaataatattcaaaatgaacaaagtgatacaaataaaatcgaaaaaaatattcaaaacaTAAGTGATAATAGTACCATAAACGATGAATAG
- a CDS encoding ATP synthase subunit beta, mitochondrial, putative encodes MNKFRFLKSVCSKKFANQISSQNLKTNRRFLSTAENANLKKSNVKGNIKENVNVGKISQVIGAVVDVEFQKTPPAILNALEVELDNKKLILEVAQHLGNKVVRTIAMDATDGLIRGQDVIDCGIPISVPVGKETLGRIMNVIGEPIDECGDIKSKKLLPIHRDPPLFTDQSTEPALLITGIKVVDLIAPYAKGGKIGLFGGAGVGKTVLIMELINNVAKKHGGYSVFAGVGERTREGNDLYHEMLTTGVIKKKKIKDNEYDFTGSKAALVYGQMNEPPGARARVALTGLTVAEYFRDEENQDVLLFVDNIYRFTQAGSEVSALLGRIPSAVGYQPTLATDLGALQERITTTKNGSITSVQAVYVPADDLTDPAPATTFSHLDATTVLSRSIAELGIYPAVDPLDSTSRMLTPDIVGAEQYEVARSIQQILQDYKSLQDIIAILGIDELSEQDKLTVARARKVQRFLSQPFAVAEVFTGKPGRFVELEDTIKGFSELLKGNCDDLPEMAFYMVGGLDEVKSKAIEMAKQV; translated from the coding sequence ATGAATAAGTTTCGATTTTTAAAGAGCGTGTGCTCCAAAAAATTTGCAAATCAAATAAGTTCACAAAACTTAAAAACAAATCGGCGTTTCTTAAGCACAGCCGAAAATgctaatttaaaaaaatctaatgtaaaaggaaatataaaagaaaatgtaaatGTCGGGAAAATATCACAAGTCATCGGTGCTGTTGTGGATGTAGAATTTCAAAAAACACCACCAGCAATTCTAAATGCTTTAGAAGTAGAActagataataaaaaattaatacttGAAGTAGCTCAACATTTAGGTAATAAAGTTGTTAGAACAATTGCTATGGATGCTACTGATGGATTAATAAGAGGACAAGATGTTATCGATTGTGGAATTCCAATTAGTGTTCCTGTAGGCAAAGAAACATTAGGAAGAATTATGAATGTGATTGGTGAACCTATTGATGAATGTGGTGAtattaaaagtaaaaaattgttaccCATACATAGAGATCCACCACTATTTACTGATCAAAGTACAGAACCTGCTTTACTAATAACCGGAATAAAAGTTGTCGATCTTATTGCACCATATGCAAAAGGTGGAAAAATCGGATTATTTGGAGGTGCAGGTGTCGGAAAAACCGTGCTAATTATGGAATTAATTAACAATGTTGCTAAAAAACATGGTGGGTATTCTGTTTTTGCAGGAGTAGGTGAAAGAACAAGAGAAGGTAATGATTTGTATCATGAAATGTTAACAACTggtgttataaaaaaaaaaaaaataaaagataatgAATATGATTTTACTGGTTCAAAAGCCGCTTTAGTATATGGGCAAATGAATGAACCTCCAGGAGCACGTGCAAGAGTTGCCTTAACAGGTTTAACTGTTGCTGAATATTTTAGAGATGAAGAAAATCAAGATgtcttattatttgtagataatatttatagattTACACAAGCTGGTTCTGAAGTATCTGCTTTATTAGGTCGTATACCATCAGCTGTCGGATATCAACCAACTTTAGCTACTGATTTAGGTGCATTACAAGAAAGAATTACAACAACAAAAAATGGTTCTATTACATCTGTGCAAGCAGTTTATGTACCTGCTGACGATTTAACAGATCCTGCACCAGCTACAACATTTTCACATTTAGATGCAACAACTGTTTTGTCAAGATCTATAGCAGAGTTAGGAATATACCCAGCTGTTGATCCATTAGATTCAACATCACGTATGTTAACACCAGATATTGTAGGAGCAGAACAATATGAAGTTGCAAGAAGCATTCAACAAATTTTACAAGATTATAAATCATTACAAGATATTATTGCAATTCTTGGTATTGATGAATTATCGGAACAAGATAAATTAACTGTTGCACGAGCTCGTAAAGTTCAAAGATTTTTATCACAGCCTTTTGCTGTTGCTGAAGTTTTTACAGGTAAACCAGGAAGATTTGTAGAACTTGAAGATACAATAAAAGGTTTTTCTGAATTACTCAAAGGAAATTGTGATGACCTTCCTGAAATGGCTTTTTATATGGTTGGAGGATTAGATGAAGTTAAATCAAAAGCAATAGAGATGGCTAAACAggtgtaa
- a CDS encoding clustered-asparagine-rich protein, putative, with the protein MSSEILNATIDGVLNTKLHIQNIPPHITDAHLRSVLGNAGQIKDICYFNKSKKQINNNFGNNKKIYNTALITFNTHEEALNVLKNIKTLIDTSSEERSIEAKFAVPNLNNNMFNKNNMNGNMSNNNNNFQNNFNNGNFGNNNNNMNNFNFYNNNSQNSFMNRNIRNKNPNNIMNMNNTQMNNMAMMNQNNFMLNNNYKNNKNMNDMLGDDTISPKSGNSNINNSGNTSPMFRQNNNVNMYQGNDSALDEHNENTEGLSLWEIYKDKNNNTFYYNNLTKHSQWNKPIHPNKLFQHNNNEKTKQNGPSGSNLFIFHIPSEWTDLDLFQHFCCFGNIISSKIQRDSTGRNSGFGFVSYDNVMSAHHAIQFMNGYFVNNKYLKVQLKKGEDTKEVQD; encoded by the coding sequence atgagtagtgaaatattaaatgcAACAATAGATGGAGTTCTAAATACGAAACTtcatattcaaaatattccCCCACACATTACCGATGCCCATTTAAGGTCGGTATTAGGAAATGCAGGTCAGATTAAAGATATATgctattttaataaaagtaaaaagcagataaataataattttggtaataataaaaaaatatataatacagcTTTGATCACATTTAATACTCATGAAGAAGCATTAAatgttttgaaaaatataaaaacccTAATTGATACAAGTTCTGAAGAAAGAAGTATTGAAGCAAAATTTGCTGTTCCTAATCTTAATAACAATatgtttaataaaaataatatgaatggAAATATgtctaataataataacaattttcaaaataattttaataatggaaattttggtaataacaataataatatgaataattttaatttttataataataattcacaAAATAGTTTTATGAACAgaaatataagaaataaaaatccaaataatataatgaatatgaataatacacaaatgaataatatggCTATGAtgaatcaaaataattttatgcttaataataattataaaaataataaaaatatgaatgatATGTTAGGAGATGATACAATAAGTCCCAAAAGTGGTAACAgcaatattaataatagtgGTAATACCAGTCCAATGTTCcgacaaaataataatgtaaatatgtatCAAGGTAATGATAGTGCATTAGATGAACATAATGAGAATACTGAAGGATTAAGTTTAtgggaaatatataaagataaaaataataatacattttattataataatttaacaaAACATAGTCAATGGAATAAGCCAATACATCCAAATAAACTTTTTCAACATaacaataatgaaaaaacaaaacaaaatggaCCTAGTGGaagtaatttatttatttttcatattcctAGTGAATGGACTGATTTAGATTTATTTCAACATTTTTGTTGTTTtggaaatataatttcttCAAAAATTCAAAGAGATAGTACAGGAAGAAATTCAGGATTTGGTTTTGTTAGTTACGATAATGTTATGAGTGCACACCATGCAATTCAATTTATGAATGGctattttgttaataacaaatatttgaaaGTTCAACTCAAAAAGGGAGAAGACACAAAGGAAGTAcaagattaa
- a CDS encoding pre-mRNA-splicing factor SYF1, putative, with the protein MDELGNVYDCDLLFNNDDTTFGEDGNNCDDTVAWKNEENESYLKNIDFDIKNNMDKISTQYLFLYINTYKEKNIKNVKKLYNLKFYDIHLKKDEYSLLETEHNIVEYCINELINKENEKIENNSDDMEEEHKYYLLKIYETILKHFPYSFKIWYHYIKDSIEMISDIYYNNKKEYEKINKIFENCLLYLYNFKSIYIMYIQFLYIQRNVKKIREVFNKSLQNICLNQHEDIWNYQLKFISKIDSKLINYEYIKRYVTIYPEQVIFLFNHYIKYKMHKQALSTFFYILNNDDINFDLGDKTKYDLYKDIFNLINSSKVLNNDVMEILRKNLDIFKNYENITSIYILLANNFVYEGRWNKAMDIYEEGISESYSINDFSVLFDNYIETLKVLIDLKIRGQGGNSIKLANKTNQDEETDESESENEMDISDDFIIDLYMDKINYLLDKRKIYIADIKLKNNKNNVYAWLSKIDVIDNENEKIDLFNQCLKFFKDNDYTGKLSDVYITYAYYYYNNNNYKESVNVFHKAIEDTNIRSLNEMANIFCSWIELEILEKNYNEALQIARLSIDFNKSNNFDKKGLQIVSYNPDTTSIRKDNSNYGFKNVQNKFNLKNSIKLVCLVLDMEINYGTVETALCMFDLLYHSKSITIKMVLSFANYLYEQKYFNECFKVYEKAISIFHYPYLYPIYVNYINKYIERYKDKNISYVRELFKQAIYGTDNKTYVPKEFSKYIFLMYISFEENYGFLKKSLSIYKEAIPFLEEQDKIKFYKIFISKISKSFGIHKAREAFEEAIQTLTDDQAREICLLYIDMEYKLNEYDRVRALYVYTAQFTNPLKFPKFFQDWREFEALYGNEHTFRDMIRIKRSVRSMFTNSNSASFKDKHEETEEGKIEDTKRKLMEIIENETAENKKLKKI; encoded by the exons ATGGATGAATTAGGGAATGTATATGATTGTGATTTgctttttaataatgatgatacAACTTTTGGGGAAGATGGAAATAATTGTGACGATACAGTAGCATGGAAAAATGAGGAAAATGAAAGCTACTTGAAAAATATCGActttgatataaaaaataatatggatAAAATATCAAcacaatatttatttttatatataaacacatataaagaaaagaatataaaaaatgtaaaaaaattatataatttaaaattttatgatataCATTTGAAAAAAGATGAATACTCTCTGTTGGAAACCGAGCACAACATTGTAGAGTATTGCATTAATGAGCtgataaataaagaaaatgaaaagattgaaaataatagtgaTGATATGGAGGAAGagcataaatattatttattaaaaatttatgaaacaattttaaaacattttccTTACAGCTTTAAAATATGgtatcattatataaaggATAGTATTGAAATGATTagtgatatatattataataataaaaaagaatatgaaaaaattaataaaatttttgaaaattgtcttttatatttatataattttaaaagtatatatattatgtatatacaatttttatatattcaaagaaatgtaaaaaaaataagagaagtttttaataaatctttacaaaatatttgtcTAAATCAACATGAAGATATATGGAATTatcaattaaaatttatatcaaaaatagatagtaaattaattaattatgaatatataaaaagatatGTCACAATATATCCTGAACaagtcatatttttatttaatcattatattaaatataaaatgcatAAACAAGCTTTAagcacatttttttatatattaaataatgatgatataaattttgatttaGGAGATAAAACTAAatatgatttatataaagatatatttaatttaattaattcatCAAAAGTGTTAAATAATGATGTTATGGAaattttaagaaaaaatctggatatttttaaaaattatgaaaatattacatcaatatatatattattagctaataattttgtatatgaAGGGAGATGGAATAAAGCTatggatatatatgaaGAGGGAATATCTGAATCATATTCTATTAATGATTTCTCTGTACtttttgataattatatagaAACATTAAAGGTTTTGATAGATCTCAAAATACGAGGCCAGGGTGGAAATTCCATTAAGCTAGCCAATAAAACTAACCAAGATGAAGAAACGGATGAAAGTGAAagtgaaaatgaaatgGATATTTCTGACgattttattattgatttatatatggataaaataaattatttgttagacaaaagaaaaatatatattgcagatataaaacttaaaaataataaaaataatgtatatgCATGGTTAAGTAAAATTGATGTTAtagataatgaaaatgaaaaaatcgatttatttaatcaatgtttaaaattttttaaagacaATGATTATACTGGAAAATTAAGTGATGTATATATTACCTAtgcttattattattataataataataattataaagaatCAGTAAATGTTTTTCATAAAGCTATAGAAGatacaaatataagaagtttaaatgaaatggcaaatatattttgttcatgGATCGAATTAGaaatattagaaaaaaattataatgaagCATTACAAATTGCTAGATTATCCATcgattttaataaaagtaataattttgataaaaaaggatTACAAATAGTTAGTTACAATCCTGATACGACATCAATCAGGAAGGATAATTCCAATTATGGctttaaaaatgtacaaaataaatttaatttaaaaaattctatAAAATTAGTATGTTTAGTATTAGAtatggaaataaattatggAACTGTTGAAACAGCTTTATGTATGtttgatttattatatcattcTAAAAGTATTACTATTAAAATGGTTTTGTCATTTgctaattatttatatgaacaaaaatattttaatgaatGCTTTAAAGTATATGAAAAGGCTATTTCTATTTTCCATtatccatatttatatccaATTTAtgttaattatattaataaatatattgaaagatataaagataaaaatatttcgtATGTACgtgaattatttaaacaaGCCATATATGGAACggataataaaacatatgtCCCTAAAGAATTTTCAAagtacatttttttaatgtatatTTCGTTTGAAGAAAATTATGGATTTCTGAAAAAATCTTTAAGTATTTACAAAGAGGCTATTCCATTTTTGGAGGAGCaagataaaattaaattttacaaaatatttatttcgaAG aTATCCAAATCGTTTGGAATTCACAAAGCTAGAGAAGCATTTGAAGAGGCTATTCAAACGCTGACAGATGATCAA GCTAGAGAAATTTGTTTGTTGTATATTGATATGGAATACAAGTTAAATGAATATGATCGAGTAAGAGCactttatgtatatactgCTCAGTTTACAAATCCATTGAAATTCCCCAAATTTTTCCAG GATTGGAGAGAATTTGAGGCATTGTATGGAAATGAGCACACATTTAGAGATATGATAAGAATTAAAAGAAGTGTCCGGAGTATGTTTAC aaatTCAAATAGTGCTTCATTTAAGGATAAGCACGAGGAAACAGAAGAAGGAAAAATAGAAGATAcgaaaagaaaattaatggaaattattgaaaatgaaacagctgaaaataaaaaattaaaaaaaatataa
- a CDS encoding p25-alpha family protein, putative, giving the protein MEAVFNIYTKNMPDMDSRTFVKILKDSKLLNKKITAVDADLTFAKVKTKGSKRIKYDQFVEAIRHITEKYKLDYDQFVEKLCNEASNGPILYGTKAEATRFHDDKSTYTGVHKLGGPTTVDKNRTQFSDISEITDRSECNIRGVNLNVEKNM; this is encoded by the exons atggaagcagtttttaatatatacacaaaaaatatgcctGATATGGACAGTAGAACCTTTgtcaaaattttaaaagacTCAa AATTgctgaataaaaaaataacagcAGTTGATGCAGATCTTACTTTTGCTAAAGTGAAAACAAAAGGATctaaaagaattaaatatgACCAATTTGTTGAAGCAATAAGACATATAACtgagaaatataaattagatTATGATCAGTTTgttgaaaaattatgtaatgAAGCTTCAAATGGCCCAATATTATATGGAACAAAAGCTGAAGCAACTAGATTTCATGATGACAAATCAACATATACTGGTGTGCATAAATTAGGGGGACCAACAACTGTTGATAAAAATCGAACACAATTTTCAGACATATCTGAAATCACTGACCGTTCTGAATGTAACATAAGAGGAGTTAATCTTAATgtcgaaaaaaatatgtaa
- a CDS encoding serine hydroxymethyltransferase, putative, protein MFNNEPLEKFDPELHSILLDEEKRQKETINLIASENLINASIKECLGHVVSNKYSEGYPRKRYYGGNDYIDKIEELCCQRALDAFNLSPEEWGVNVQSLSGSAANVQALYALVGIKGKILGMHLCSGGHLTHGFYDEKKKVSVTSDMFESRLYKSNSEGYIDLDVVREMALSFKPNVIICGYSSYPRDLDYKKFREIADEVNAYLLADIAHISSFVACGDLNNPFLYADVVTTTTHKILRGPRSAIIFFNKKRIPDIEQKINSSVFPSFQGGPHNNKIAAVACQLKEVKTESFKKYTKQVIANSKALAKFLMNNNINLVTSGTDNHIVLLDLRSFGITGSKLQEVCNAVNISLNKNTIPSDNDCVSPNGARLGTPAMTTRGAKENDMEFIANALLKSIKIAVSLQEKYGKKLVDFKKGLTNNPEIDTLKNEVIQWVTKFAFP, encoded by the exons ATG tttaATAATGAACCCCTTGAAAAATTCGACCCGGAGTTACattctattttattagaTGAAGAGAAACGACAAAAAGAGACAATAAACCTTATAGCATCAGAG aatttaataaatgcaTCGATAAAAGAATGTTTAGGCCATGTAGtaagtaataaatattccGAAGGATATCCTAGAAAGAGATACTATGGAGGAAATGATTATATAGATAAAATAGAAGAGCTATGTTGTCAAAGAGCTTTAGATGCATTTAATCTAAGTCCAGAAGAATGGGGAGTAAACGTTCAATCTTTATCTGGGTCTGCTGCAAATGTACAAGCATTATATGCTTTAGTAGGAATAAAAGGGAAAATATTAGGAATGCATTTATGTTCAGGTGGGCATTTAACACATGGATTCTAtgatgagaaaaaaaaagtttctGTTACATCTGATATGTTTGAATCTAGATTATATAAGAGTAATAGTGAAGGTTATATAGATTTAGATGTAGTTAGAGAAATGGCATTATCTTTTAAACCTAATGTTATAATATGCGGATATTCAAGTTACCCTAGAGATCTAGATTATAAAAAGTTCAGAGAAATAGCAGATGAGGTcaatgcatatttattagcAGATATTGCACATATATCTAGTTTTGTTGCATGTGGAGATTTAAAtaatccatttttatatgcagATGTAGTTACTACTACTACTCACAAAATTTTAAGAGGACCAAGAAGtgctattatattttttaataaaaaaagaattccAGATATcgaacaaaaaattaatagttCTGTTTTTCCAAGTTTTCAAGGAGGTccacataataataaaatagctGCTGTTGCATGTCAACTCAAAGAAGTTAAAACCGaatcttttaaaaaatatacaaaacaaGTAATAGCAAATAGTAAAGCACTAgctaaatttttaatgaataataatatcaatCTAGTAACAAGCGGAACAGATAAtcatattgttttattagaCCTCAGAAGTTTTGGTATAACCGGATCAAAATTACAAGAAGTATGTAATGCAGTCAATATATCccttaataaaaatactataCCTAGTGATAATGATTGTGTATCACCAAATGGTGCACGTCTAGGAACACCCGCTATGACAACACGTGGTGctaaagaaaatgatatgGAATTTATAGCAAATGCCTTATTAAAATCCATTAAAATTGCAGTCTCTTTACAAGAAAagtatggaaaaaaattagtagATTTCAAAAAGGGATTAACTAATAATCCTGAAATTGATACCTTAAAGAATGAAGTTATACAATGGGTAACAAAATTTGCATTCccttaa